In a single window of the Olivibacter sp. SDN3 genome:
- a CDS encoding HAD family hydrolase — protein MVKGVLIDYGGTIDTNGRHWANVIWEAYKNTKLDVEKEQFLLAYAHGERSLAIQPIIKPFHTFDDVLRLKIAKQFDFLKLDEQYQDKIDEIASICMELVLKTINHAKPILEVLAERYPLVLVSNFYGNIHAVLNDLNIIHYFSDIVESAVVGVRKPNPEIYQLGVERIGLLAQDCVVVGDSFKKDIVPGKAIGCQTIWINVEGIEEDFNEAETTAADIQITDFDQIPAALIAL, from the coding sequence ATGGTAAAAGGTGTTTTAATTGATTACGGTGGAACAATAGATACTAATGGGAGGCATTGGGCAAATGTGATATGGGAAGCGTATAAGAACACTAAATTGGACGTTGAAAAAGAACAGTTTTTACTTGCCTACGCACATGGCGAAAGATCACTAGCTATTCAGCCTATTATTAAGCCTTTTCATACATTTGACGACGTACTGCGGTTAAAAATAGCGAAACAGTTCGATTTTTTGAAACTGGATGAGCAATACCAGGATAAAATAGACGAAATTGCTTCTATTTGTATGGAGTTAGTACTTAAAACAATAAATCATGCAAAGCCTATTTTAGAAGTACTTGCCGAACGATACCCCCTTGTACTTGTCTCTAATTTTTATGGAAATATCCATGCTGTACTAAATGATTTAAATATCATACACTATTTTAGTGATATTGTAGAATCTGCTGTGGTAGGCGTACGTAAACCTAACCCAGAAATCTATCAACTGGGCGTCGAACGCATAGGCCTTTTAGCACAAGATTGTGTGGTGGTTGGTGATTCTTTTAAAAAAGATATCGTTCCGGGTAAGGCAATAGGTTGTCAAACAATTTGGATAAATGTAGAAGGGATTGAAGAAGACTTCAATGAAGCGGAAACAACAGCTGCCGATATTCAAATAACAGATTTTGATCAAATTCCCGCGGCACTGATTGCTTTATAG
- a CDS encoding GNAT family N-acetyltransferase yields the protein MKEEFKPLKLMKNEAKHRFEMEVDNLQTFIDYKERNDKIFLIHTEDPEELEGRGVATAIIEKALTHIEDKGYKLVALCPMVVAYIRRHPEWKRILALQQNDII from the coding sequence ATGAAAGAAGAATTTAAGCCATTAAAACTCATGAAGAACGAAGCTAAACATCGTTTTGAAATGGAGGTCGATAACCTACAAACCTTTATTGACTATAAAGAGCGAAACGATAAAATTTTTCTAATACATACTGAGGATCCCGAAGAGCTAGAAGGACGAGGGGTTGCAACTGCGATTATTGAAAAAGCGCTCACCCATATTGAAGATAAGGGGTATAAACTAGTGGCGCTATGCCCGATGGTTGTTGCTTACATTAGACGTCATCCAGAATGGAAACGTATATTGGCTCTTCAACAGAATGATATCATATAA